The sequence below is a genomic window from Thermovirga sp..
GCTGTCGTACCAACCTGTTCGAATCGGAGGCGCTGGGCTGTGCCTTCAGGAAAGCCGGAGCCCGGACTCCCCGGGAAGGATCCTTTGACGCGGCCGTCGTGGTCACTTGTTCGGTGACCTCCGAGGCTGACAGGAAATGCAGGCAAAGCATAAGACGACTGCGAAGGGAAAATCCGGGGGCCGTCATCGTGGCAGCGGGCTGCTGGGCCCAGTGGATATCCCCCGGCGAGGCTCGGGAACTAGGGGTGGACTGCCTGGTGGGGAACAGGCTTAAATACAGGATACCCAAGATAGTGGCGGAAATGATCGAGCAGGGAAGGCCACCTGTGCCGCCCCGCGTTGAGAGGGTGGATGTGCAGCGGGACTTACGGTGGGAGCCTCTTTCCCTGGCGGAAGACAGGACCATGACAAGGGCCTTTGTCAAGATCCAGGACGGGTGCGACCATCGATGTACCTACTGCATTATCCCCGACCTCAGGGGGGTACCCGTCGAAAGGCATCCCGAGGATATACTAAAAGAGGTGCGGATGCTCGTCTCGTCAGGGTGCGCGGAAGTGGTCTTCACCGGGGTCAACCTGGGTCTTTACGGAAGGACCCCCGGATTTTCCCTTGGAGAGGTCGTCCGTCGATCGGCCGAGATCGAGGGAGTGAAGAGGATCCGGTTCGGTTCGATTGAA
It includes:
- a CDS encoding MiaB/RimO family radical SAM methylthiotransferase; translated protein: CRTNLFESEALGCAFRKAGARTPREGSFDAAVVVTCSVTSEADRKCRQSIRRLRRENPGAVIVAAGCWAQWISPGEARELGVDCLVGNRLKYRIPKIVAEMIEQGRPPVPPRVERVDVQRDLRWEPLSLAEDRTMTRAFVKIQDGCDHRCTYCIIPDLRGVPVERHPEDILKEVRMLVSSGCAEVVFTGVNLGLYGRTPGFSLGEVVRRSAEIEGVKRIRFGSIEPFCLNEALLEILAGTPQFCPHLHVPLQSGDAAVLQRMNRGYKPEEFEALILKARSFLGGDLHLSTDIIVGFPGETEEAFCSTLEMLERTGVGKLHAFPFSVREGTPASLFEDRVPAPVVRSRMGRVLSLGSELLLLYSRRWVGKNVEVLVERNEGGAIDGLSRHYLRVRARGDSLPGEVTTVMTEDSQKGVLQGLV